A single Sulfurimonas aquatica DNA region contains:
- a CDS encoding DUF2461 domain-containing protein, with translation MEFKGFSKNTLAFLSSIKKNNNKEWFEAHRSEYEELILNPSRTFVVEMGEHLQALVPTINAEPKINKSLYRIYRDTRRMGANKEPIKHRIGVIFWQGNTKRMQSSSFYMHFSPDELMVAVGVRWFEKPMLDAFREYISDEDRRVRLDKTLKSIVAKDREYTYLEKGYKRYPRGFNADMPSADLSLYKGMATFKRLDPNLITNGDKLIDTLYKIYEDMLPLQEIMYEVSLRIKED, from the coding sequence ATGGAGTTTAAAGGCTTTTCCAAAAATACACTGGCTTTTTTAAGCTCCATCAAAAAAAATAACAATAAAGAGTGGTTCGAAGCTCACCGCAGTGAGTATGAAGAACTTATCTTAAATCCATCTCGTACCTTTGTTGTAGAGATGGGAGAACACCTTCAAGCGCTTGTACCCACTATAAACGCAGAGCCAAAAATCAACAAATCCCTCTATAGAATCTACAGAGACACAAGAAGAATGGGTGCAAATAAAGAGCCTATAAAGCATAGAATTGGCGTTATATTTTGGCAAGGCAATACTAAACGTATGCAGAGTTCATCTTTTTATATGCACTTTTCTCCAGATGAACTTATGGTTGCAGTAGGTGTAAGATGGTTTGAAAAGCCTATGCTTGACGCTTTTCGCGAATATATTAGTGATGAAGATAGACGTGTGCGTCTTGATAAGACACTTAAAAGTATTGTTGCTAAAGATAGAGAGTATACATATCTAGAAAAAGGGTATAAACGCTATCCTAGAGGTTTTAACGCAGATATGCCAAGTGCTGATTTGAGTCTATATAAAGGCATGGCAACTTTTAAGAGGTTGGATCCCAACTTAATTACCAATGGTGATAAGTTAATCGATACTCTTTATAAGATATATGAAGATATGCTTCCACTACAAGAGATAATGTATGAAGTAAGTTTAAGAATAAAAGAGGACTAA